The Bacteroidales bacterium DNA segment CTCTTCAAAAAACTTATGATCCACAACTGGCTTTAAATTTTAGAGCAATCGCAAAAATTAATGATCATAATGCACTTATGATTGGCAATGGACATTTATATAACACTGTAATAAGAATATCTTATTGATTTTAAAATCTAAAGGCTTTCTTATTGCTTATACCTGGAAAATTATGAAACATTTTCATTTTGTGAAAAATAAGTATGGTAGAGAACTACTAATGGATATTGGTAGTTATAACGATATTCCAAATTATTTTTTTGAAGCAATATTACATTGCACCGATTTTTATGAAATAATATTTTTTTCAAATGGAAATGGTTTTTTAGAACTTGACAATCATAAAATTACTATAGAAAACAATACCGTTGTTTTTATTTCTCCATTCCAAAACAGAAAATGGTATTTAGACAAGAATAAGATTAATTGCCATTTTTTATTTTTCAAAGATGATTTTTTATCTAATTTTTTTTCAGATAAACTTTTTTCTTTTAAGCTACAGTATTTCTACAATAAAACAAAACCGTTATTTATTAGAATTTCCGAAACTCAATTACGGAAATATAAAGAAGTATTTGTTGATATATTTATTGAATTAACGGAATTCAAATCTGATAGCGAACATATTATTCGCTCTTTATTATATTTTTCCTTAATAAAATTGAATAGATATTATTCTGAAACATATCAGTTGTCATCTGAAACCGAGAATAATACAATTTCATTTATGTTTAAACAGCTATTGCAAAGCGAGGTTAGAAATAACAGAACAATTCTTTTTTATTCTCAAAGACTTGGGGTGAGTAGAATAACATTGAATAAATGTATAAAAAAGCAATTTGGAATAACTTGTTCTGAGATGATAGATCAGTTTGTCTTATTTGAAATAAAATCTTTTCTGCAATACTCAAAACTAAATATAAATGAAATTGCCGATTTATTCAATTTCTCCGAACCCAATCATTTAAGCAGGTTCTTTAAACGACATACCAACATGACGTTAAAAGAATATAGAAATAATTATCAAAATGGTAGTTATTTTATCTGATTGATAGCGATTGAATATTGTATGCACAATAATTTTACAGGAATGAAAAAAATCGGGAAATTATGTCACGACAAAACATCAGATTCAATTTTTATAACAAGAAATTATTCAATTTAATAAGAATAGTTTGTCTATTTCTGATAGCGCTTTCTATAAATATTCAGACAAATGCACAAACTCCTAAGAAAAGAGTCGTTATGATTTCAGTAGATGGCGCTCCAGATTATCTTATAGATAAATTCCTTGACAATGGGGTACTTCCTGCCGATGGAGCTTTTGCCAGAATGAAAGAAAAAGGTGCTTATGCTGAAACACTATTGCCTATTAATGTTGCTTCTACGGGCCCTTCACATATCTCCATTTTTACGGGAGCTTCTCCTTCTAAAACTGGAATTGTTGGAAATACATTTCGTAAAAATAACCAGGATTGGTCAAGCCCGTCATTATCTGCTTTTAGCCAACCCATTACTGCCGAAACAATTTTTCAAGCAGCTATGCGCCAAGGCAAAAAAGTAATTGCGCTGGCGGGTGTCGGAATTGACTATACCAATCAGAACCGAATGACAGATTGCATGCATATGTATCCTATAATTTGTGGGCCATCCTTAATAATGGATTTAGAAGTTACAGATACGATAAATCAAGTGGATCTCAAACGTTTCATTAAGTTGAAAACAACGCCACAAAGTCCATCAAAACCTATTTTTGAAATTTCAGGAAGTTTCAAGATTCCACTATATTTTTATCTCAAAGATCGAAAGTTTAACCCTTCGAATTTGCCAAATCGGCCTACAGAAATTGTTATTGATACAGATGCGGATTTCAAAAATGGTTATGTAGCAACGGTTAATTCCGAAAGTTGGACAGGAATGGCAATAGAAAAAAACAGTAAAAAGTACAATGCTTCTTTCAGAATTTTCAAATCTGATGAAAAAGAAGGTAAGTTTCAATTATTTATGACTGCTCCAGCAGAAGTCTATGGTTCTCCGAATGGATTTCTAGAAAAATTACAATCAAATTGGGGTTTAGGGCCTGTAGAACCTGAAAATAGAAAACAGACTACTGGCCTGGTATCTGAGAAAATCTGGTTTGAACAAATAGACAGGTTGGCAAAATATTCAAAGGATTTAATTCTTACGGCGATGAAAGAAGATGGTTGGGATTTATTATTTGGCTATTTTTCTACACTTGACGATGTACAGCACAGATACACATTAACCAATCCACGACAAATAGATAATAATGCAGATAATGGAACACGTCCGAAAACTTATGTTGATTATATTGAAAATCGGTTTCAGATGATTGATGCCTATTTACTTGAAATTATGAATGCCGCTCCAACGGAAACTAATTTCGTTATTTTTTCTGATCACGGAATGATACCTACTCATACTGTTGTATTGTTAAATAATTATTTCGAGCAGAGTGGGTTCGGTTATACCAAACAGGAGCTTACACTTTGTGCAAGCGGAAACTCTGCACATATATACATCAATAAGGAAAAAATAAAAACCAGTGATTACGAAAGTTATTTGAACCGATTGACTGAATCACTAAAATCGTTAAAAGATACCATTACAGGCGAACCTATATTTGAGTTAGTAGCAAATAAACAAGAACAGAAAAAATACGATTTATACCATCCGGATTATTCGGGCGACCTATTTGTAAGTTGTAAGGCAGGTTATACAATTTCACATAGATACCAAATAGGTGTAAATTTTCTTGTGCAAAATTCTTTTGATCCGGCGATGTTTAAAAATGAAAACCAGGCAACTAAGAATTTCCTTTTAAGCGGTACAATGAATGAAACAGGCAGAGGCGTTCACGGTTGCCTATCCAGTTTGCGTGAAGGTCAGTCTATCTTTTATGCAATCGGTCCAGATGTCCCGAAAAAGGAAATAAAAAAAATGTATTCGTTACAAATTGCACCAACAGTAGCAAATTTGTTAGGAATTCAACCGCCAATGAATGCTGAACAAAAAAGCAGTTTTTAATTGGTTGAAAGATTAAAACTAATTATAAGATTCAATACAATGAAAATCATCTTTACGATTTTAGCATTAACAATAATCAACTTAGTTAAGGCACAAGGCAATAACACATTTGAAAGCAAGTGGATACAAAATGAAGGGAACAACATGATTTTTTATAGTATAAAAGATTCAATTAAAACTGCCATTGGTGAAGTTGAGAATAAACTTGAAATCAATAATGGCATTATTATACAATCAATGACATTCAAACGCAAGATGTTTAAAAATGATTTTGTTGATGTAACCGAATATCGTTTAAGCAATCTAAAACCAATATTTCATACGTCAAACAATGACCAGCGTTTTCTTACGGTTGTTTATGGCGATACCATTCATGCAATTTACCGAAATGTAAGTGACAAAAAGATAACAAACTACGCAGAACCAATAGATAATAAGTTGAATTATTTTGAAAGTAGTGTTTACCAAAACATTATTAGGTGGTTGCCATTAACCGAAGGTTATAAGAATGAACTTGCAATTTACAATTATGATCCAAACTGTAGAACCGGGATTTTTGATGTAAAAATTACTGAAGTTATTTCTGAAAAATATCAAACAAAGAAATCAGGTGTTCGAGATGTATGGAAAGTAACAGAATTATATGAAAATTTAAAAACTGTTCATTACATAGACAAAGAAGATCGTAAGCTTTGGAAACAAGAAATCAATGGAGGTAAATTGGTTATGATTAGAGAAGAATGAAATTATTAAAAATAAGTATGAATTAGAACAGAAGCTATTTTCAATCTTTTCCCTTTTAATTTCAATGGTTTTTAAGTGGTTAAACTATAATGATGATGGCAATTTTGACATAAGCGAGACAATATTTCTAAACAGAAAAATATGACTAGATTATTTTACGTAACAGTTTTTCTATCTATTACTTCCTTAATAACGGCTCAAACGACAGAATTATTACGGCACAAAATAGAACAAATCGTTGCGGAGAAGAACGTTACTGTGGGCGTTGCTATTAATGGGAATAGCGGAAAAGATACGTTGTCCATAAATGGCGACACACATTTCCCAATGCAAAGCGTATTTAAGTTTCATATCGCTTTAGCGTTGCTTTCTGAAGTAGATAGAGGAAGATTTTCGTTAAACCAAAAAGTTGAAATTCGAAAAGAAGACTTGATACCCGATTTGTACAGCCCATTAAGAGAAGATTATCCGAATGGAGTGACACTTCCAATTTCAAAAATTCTGGAATATACAGTTTCTTCCAGTGATAATGTCGGCTGTGAGGTTGTATTAAAACTAATTGGCGGACCAAAAGTTGTTGATGATTATTTTATTAATAATGAGATTAAAGACATATCAATAAAATTAAACGAAGTAGAACAACAGGCCAATTGGGATTTGCAGTTTCAAAATTGGACAACACCAAAGGCTGCAAATGAAGTGTTGACAAAATTTTATTATAATGCAGAAAAGTTACTTTCAAAAAAAAGTTACGATTTCATTTGGAAAGTAATGAAAGAAACAGAAACAGGCCAAAACAGATTAAAAGGACAATTGCCGAAAGGAACAATAATTGCGCATAAAACAGGCTCATCAGGAACAAACAATGAGGGTTTGACAGCAGCGGTAAATGATATTGGAATTGTGTTTTTACCGAACGGACAACATTTTTTCATTAGTGTGTTTGTCACAAATTCCAAAGAGGATGCAGAAACAAATGAAAAATTAATTGCTGATATCGCAATTGCGACCTGGAACTATTTTATAATTAAGACGGAATAAAACTGACACCAAAATATTTAGTTAGCTTCCACAATGCAAAAACATTGACAAATGAAAGAATTAGCGACAAATCCATTTTTAACTTTTGCTACAGTTTTTTATGGACAAAAGGCCGTTCAATTTGCTGACTCAATACGTAAAGTTTATAGCATTCCAGAAATTAGTTATGATGCTGTCGATTCCAAATCAACATTAGAAATTGTTATGGGCAAGTTTAAAAAACGACATCACACAGACTCACAAACAGAAAAGAAAATTATGATAGGAAAAACATTACGACTTATAAATTTTTTATTGGACACTGCAATTTATTTTGCGTTTATGGTATCTTTCTTAATGGTTTTCAAAAATGCAATTGAGCAGGAAAAAGTTAAATGGATTTCGATTTTAATCTATTTTTTATATTATTTTCTTTTTGAGTATCTCATCGGACAGACTCTTGGGAAAATCATCACTCGTTCTAAAATTATTTCATTGACAGAAAATAAAGGGCATTATTTTTTTCAAATTTTATTACGCACACTAATGAGATTTATTCCCTTAGATATGTTATCATATTTGTTTTCATACAGAGGTCTGCATGACTGGATTTCAAAAACGACTATAATCAAACTATAGTAATATAAAAATTAATGTTTAACTAAAAATCAATTAGCATGAAAAAAAATGTTGTAAATGTTCTGGGTATGCTTATAATAGCTGCCACTTTATCAAGTTGTGCCACTGTTTTTGGTGGTAAAGTTTCACAATGTCAAAAAACTAAACCTGCTGAAGGACAACCGCAAAGGGAAGTTAGGGTTGGTGCTTTAATTGCTGACATTTTATTATTTTGGCCAGGTACAATTGTTGACTTTGCAACAGGTGCGATTTACAAACCTTGTGATAAAAAGTAGCACGACTTTATCCAGACTGGTATAAAAATACCAGTCTGGATTTTTAAATGACAAATTTGAGAAATATGGAAAACCAGCCCATAACAAAGTGTAGCCGGCAAT contains these protein-coding regions:
- a CDS encoding AraC family transcriptional regulator, encoding MKHFHFVKNKYGRELLMDIGSYNDIPNYFFEAILHCTDFYEIIFFSNGNGFLELDNHKITIENNTVVFISPFQNRKWYLDKNKINCHFLFFKDDFLSNFFSDKLFSFKLQYFYNKTKPLFIRISETQLRKYKEVFVDIFIELTEFKSDSEHIIRSLLYFSLIKLNRYYSETYQLSSETENNTISFMFKQLLQSEVRNNRTILFYSQRLGVSRITLNKCIKKQFGITCSEMIDQFVLFEIKSFLQYSKLNINEIADLFNFSEPNHLSRFFKRHTNMTLKEYRNNYQNGSYFI
- a CDS encoding alkaline phosphatase family protein, coding for MISVDGAPDYLIDKFLDNGVLPADGAFARMKEKGAYAETLLPINVASTGPSHISIFTGASPSKTGIVGNTFRKNNQDWSSPSLSAFSQPITAETIFQAAMRQGKKVIALAGVGIDYTNQNRMTDCMHMYPIICGPSLIMDLEVTDTINQVDLKRFIKLKTTPQSPSKPIFEISGSFKIPLYFYLKDRKFNPSNLPNRPTEIVIDTDADFKNGYVATVNSESWTGMAIEKNSKKYNASFRIFKSDEKEGKFQLFMTAPAEVYGSPNGFLEKLQSNWGLGPVEPENRKQTTGLVSEKIWFEQIDRLAKYSKDLILTAMKEDGWDLLFGYFSTLDDVQHRYTLTNPRQIDNNADNGTRPKTYVDYIENRFQMIDAYLLEIMNAAPTETNFVIFSDHGMIPTHTVVLLNNYFEQSGFGYTKQELTLCASGNSAHIYINKEKIKTSDYESYLNRLTESLKSLKDTITGEPIFELVANKQEQKKYDLYHPDYSGDLFVSCKAGYTISHRYQIGVNFLVQNSFDPAMFKNENQATKNFLLSGTMNETGRGVHGCLSSLREGQSIFYAIGPDVPKKEIKKMYSLQIAPTVANLLGIQPPMNAEQKSSF
- the bla gene encoding class A beta-lactamase, subclass A2; its protein translation is MTRLFYVTVFLSITSLITAQTTELLRHKIEQIVAEKNVTVGVAINGNSGKDTLSINGDTHFPMQSVFKFHIALALLSEVDRGRFSLNQKVEIRKEDLIPDLYSPLREDYPNGVTLPISKILEYTVSSSDNVGCEVVLKLIGGPKVVDDYFINNEIKDISIKLNEVEQQANWDLQFQNWTTPKAANEVLTKFYYNAEKLLSKKSYDFIWKVMKETETGQNRLKGQLPKGTIIAHKTGSSGTNNEGLTAAVNDIGIVFLPNGQHFFISVFVTNSKEDAETNEKLIADIAIATWNYFIIKTE
- a CDS encoding RDD family protein encodes the protein MKELATNPFLTFATVFYGQKAVQFADSIRKVYSIPEISYDAVDSKSTLEIVMGKFKKRHHTDSQTEKKIMIGKTLRLINFLLDTAIYFAFMVSFLMVFKNAIEQEKVKWISILIYFLYYFLFEYLIGQTLGKIITRSKIISLTENKGHYFFQILLRTLMRFIPLDMLSYLFSYRGLHDWISKTTIIKL